One genomic window of Aliiroseovarius sp. M344 includes the following:
- a CDS encoding ABC transporter ATP-binding protein, with amino-acid sequence MTKNTFSTKGLTKVYGEGRSAVHALRGVDLDIPEGEIVVLLGPSGSGKSTLLNIIGGLDRATEGEAFFLDQNLSAMTDRQLTRYRRDHVGFVFQFYNLMPSLTARENVELVTEIARDPMDPDDALAIVGLRERVDHFPAQLSGGEQQRVAIARAVAKNPTVLFCDEPTGALDSATGRSVLNVLKDVNEKLGATVMIVTHAASQAAMADRVIHFADGAIREVVVNKKKLSPAEIDW; translated from the coding sequence ATGACGAAAAACACCTTCTCAACCAAAGGGCTAACCAAAGTCTATGGGGAAGGGCGGTCTGCTGTTCATGCATTGCGCGGCGTTGATCTGGACATTCCAGAAGGCGAGATCGTCGTTCTGCTTGGCCCGTCGGGCAGCGGCAAGTCCACGCTGTTAAACATTATCGGCGGGCTGGATCGAGCAACCGAAGGCGAAGCCTTTTTCTTGGATCAAAACCTGTCCGCAATGACCGACAGGCAATTGACCCGGTATCGACGTGACCATGTAGGTTTTGTTTTCCAATTCTATAATTTGATGCCCAGCCTGACCGCGCGAGAGAATGTGGAACTTGTCACCGAGATCGCGCGCGATCCGATGGACCCCGACGATGCGCTTGCCATCGTCGGCCTGCGTGAACGGGTCGATCATTTCCCGGCACAACTGTCTGGTGGAGAGCAGCAGCGCGTTGCCATCGCACGCGCCGTAGCCAAGAACCCAACGGTTCTGTTTTGCGACGAACCTACCGGCGCGTTGGACAGTGCCACCGGTCGATCCGTCTTGAACGTGTTGAAGGATGTGAACGAAAAACTGGGTGCGACGGTCATGATTGTGACCCATGCGGCCAGTCAGGCAGCGATGGCTGACCGGGTCATTCATTTTGCCGACGGTGCCATCCGCGAGGTCGTGGTCAACAAGAAAAAACTGTCGCCAGCGGAGATCGATTGGTGA
- a CDS encoding ABC transporter ATP-binding protein, whose protein sequence is MSGVTLTNAIKKYGDVQVIHDIDLQIENGEFCVFVGPSGCGKSTLLRMIAGLEETTSGEIRIGDRDVTHVDASERGVAMVFQTYALYPHMSVEENMGFGLKMNGHPKAEIQKKVGEASRILKLDDYLSRKPKALSGGQRQRVAIGRAIVRGPEVFLFDEPLSNLDAELRVDMRVEIARLHKEIGATMIYVTHDQVEAMTLADKIVVLRAGLIEQVGSPLQLYNDPSNKFVAGFIGSPAMNFLEGVVRGGNVVLPSLVDREVQTSVSLPAEGEKILVGVRPQHLTISAGEGGTTLDLREHLGGVSYDYLIASDGEKIIVENREEDNLPEGSAVIVGFDDANCMFFDAKTEARLR, encoded by the coding sequence ATGTCTGGCGTGACGCTCACGAATGCTATCAAGAAGTACGGTGACGTACAGGTCATCCACGATATTGATCTGCAAATCGAAAACGGAGAATTCTGCGTATTTGTCGGCCCGTCAGGCTGCGGTAAGTCCACGTTGTTGCGAATGATCGCAGGGTTGGAAGAAACCACAAGCGGTGAAATCCGTATCGGCGATCGCGACGTGACACATGTCGACGCATCCGAACGTGGCGTGGCCATGGTGTTCCAGACTTACGCGTTGTACCCGCATATGTCGGTCGAAGAAAACATGGGGTTTGGCCTGAAGATGAACGGCCACCCGAAGGCTGAAATTCAGAAGAAAGTGGGGGAAGCCAGCCGTATTCTGAAGCTTGATGATTATCTCAGCCGCAAACCCAAAGCTCTTTCGGGCGGTCAGCGGCAGCGGGTCGCAATTGGCCGTGCCATCGTGCGCGGGCCCGAGGTGTTTTTGTTTGATGAACCTCTCTCAAACCTTGATGCCGAGTTGCGAGTGGACATGCGTGTGGAAATTGCCCGCCTCCACAAAGAGATCGGCGCAACCATGATCTATGTGACCCACGATCAGGTTGAGGCAATGACCCTTGCCGACAAGATCGTCGTGCTGCGCGCGGGTCTGATCGAACAGGTCGGCAGCCCCCTGCAGCTTTACAACGACCCCAGCAACAAATTTGTCGCGGGCTTCATCGGCTCCCCGGCCATGAACTTTCTTGAGGGCGTAGTTCGTGGTGGCAATGTGGTGCTTCCATCGCTTGTGGATCGCGAAGTTCAGACAAGTGTTTCCCTTCCGGCGGAGGGTGAAAAAATCCTTGTTGGCGTGCGCCCACAGCATCTGACAATCAGCGCAGGTGAGGGCGGGACCACGTTGGACCTGCGTGAACACCTCGGCGGCGTGTCTTATGATTATCTGATTGCGAGCGATGGCGAGAAAATCATCGTCGAGAACCGCGAAGAGGACAATTTGCCGGAAGGCAGCGCGGTTATTGTCGGATTTGATGACGCAAACTGTATGTTCTTCGACGCAAAGACCGAAGCACGGCTGCGGTAG
- a CDS encoding IclR family transcriptional regulator: MGSMETPPDAAGGTVGKALHVLDMVAEKMRPVRFNDLLDGSPYPKATLYRLLQTLTAQGMLSYDDERQTYAPGMRLVRLAHAAWRQSSLAPVARPFLDSLSREVGETIHLAQIDRGQVLYVDKRNAASPVEMFSQAGKVGPGYCTGVGKAMMAFLKPAELEEAIKNQSFYKHTDHTLTNADALRAELTQIHEDGIAFDREEHEAGIICIAAPILTSNERVIGALSITTTKQKFSLEGLDALRPVLLTTATEIAQAAENWQFPRS, from the coding sequence ATGGGTTCGATGGAGACGCCCCCGGACGCAGCTGGCGGCACAGTCGGAAAAGCGTTGCATGTGCTGGACATGGTTGCTGAGAAGATGCGGCCGGTGCGGTTCAACGATTTGCTTGACGGGTCGCCCTATCCCAAGGCCACACTTTATCGGTTGCTCCAAACCCTCACGGCGCAGGGAATGCTGAGTTATGATGACGAACGACAGACATATGCACCGGGAATGCGCCTTGTGCGACTGGCTCATGCCGCTTGGCGACAAAGCTCCCTTGCACCGGTTGCCCGCCCATTCCTAGACAGTCTGTCGCGCGAAGTTGGTGAGACAATTCACCTTGCACAGATAGACCGCGGACAGGTCCTTTATGTGGACAAGCGAAACGCGGCTTCGCCGGTCGAGATGTTTTCGCAGGCTGGCAAAGTTGGCCCCGGTTACTGCACTGGCGTTGGCAAGGCCATGATGGCGTTTCTAAAGCCAGCCGAGCTTGAAGAGGCCATCAAGAATCAGTCCTTTTACAAACACACCGATCACACCCTGACGAACGCCGACGCATTACGTGCCGAGCTGACGCAGATCCATGAAGATGGCATCGCTTTTGACCGCGAAGAACATGAGGCTGGCATCATCTGCATTGCCGCACCAATCTTGACGTCCAATGAACGCGTCATAGGCGCGCTGTCGATCACCACCACCAAACAGAAATTCTCGCTGGAGGGGCTGGACGCATTGCGTCCTGTGCTTCTGACCACCGCAACCGAAATCGCTCAGGCTGCCGAAAACTGGCAGTTCCCCAGATCGTAA
- a CDS encoding ABC transporter substrate-binding protein has translation MLKSTKAAVATVAITAGLATSATAEDLSGTLRIMSDMSNPAPRAIMEGLAADFDAMHPGLTVELEVVDREAWKSQIRNALTANPPDVFNWYAANRMAPYVNAGLFEDITDMWDGGDLPGLDSVKGAMTIDGKQYGVPYTYYQWGIYYREDIFNELGLTEPATFDEEIANCQKIVDSGRKCYTIGSKFLWTAGGWFDYMNMRTNGFDFHMKLATGQAEWTSDEVRATFANWRKLIDMGAFIDDHQTYSWQEALPFFVNGEATAYLMGNFVVPHLREAGLTDDQIDFYQFPKIADVPMGEDAPTDTFHIASNAPNKAAARAFLQYVTSPDVQSKINGPDGLGQLPVNASASVADDEFIKQGFEMLSNNATGGIAQFFDRDFPAEMASVGMEGLQEFMVFPDNLEDILGRLESARQRIYK, from the coding sequence ATGCTGAAATCAACGAAAGCGGCCGTTGCGACGGTTGCCATCACGGCTGGACTGGCGACAAGTGCCACGGCCGAAGACTTGTCCGGCACGCTCCGCATTATGTCGGACATGTCGAACCCTGCCCCGCGCGCAATCATGGAAGGCCTTGCTGCCGACTTTGATGCCATGCATCCCGGCTTGACTGTCGAACTGGAAGTCGTCGACCGCGAAGCCTGGAAAAGCCAAATTCGCAATGCACTTACGGCAAACCCGCCCGACGTCTTCAACTGGTATGCGGCCAACCGCATGGCGCCCTATGTGAACGCAGGTTTGTTCGAAGATATCACCGACATGTGGGACGGCGGCGACCTGCCCGGATTGGACAGCGTCAAAGGCGCAATGACCATCGACGGTAAGCAATATGGCGTGCCTTACACCTACTATCAGTGGGGCATCTATTACCGCGAAGACATCTTCAATGAGCTGGGCCTGACCGAGCCTGCAACCTTCGACGAAGAAATCGCCAACTGCCAGAAGATCGTCGATTCGGGCCGGAAGTGTTACACTATCGGGTCGAAGTTCCTTTGGACCGCCGGCGGCTGGTTCGATTATATGAACATGCGCACCAACGGTTTTGACTTCCACATGAAGCTGGCCACTGGTCAGGCGGAATGGACATCAGACGAAGTGCGCGCGACGTTTGCCAACTGGCGCAAGCTGATCGACATGGGTGCGTTCATTGACGACCACCAGACCTATAGCTGGCAGGAAGCTCTGCCCTTCTTCGTGAACGGCGAAGCGACGGCTTATCTGATGGGGAATTTTGTTGTGCCTCACCTGCGCGAAGCGGGTCTGACGGATGATCAAATCGACTTCTACCAGTTCCCTAAGATTGCGGACGTGCCGATGGGTGAAGACGCCCCAACCGACACGTTCCACATCGCCTCGAACGCCCCGAACAAAGCGGCGGCGCGTGCCTTCCTGCAGTATGTGACGTCACCCGACGTACAATCGAAAATCAACGGACCTGATGGTCTGGGCCAGTTGCCAGTGAACGCATCGGCTTCGGTTGCGGACGACGAGTTCATCAAGCAGGGCTTTGAAATGTTGTCGAACAACGCAACTGGCGGTATTGCCCAGTTCTTCGACCGCGACTTCCCGGCCGAAATGGCATCTGTCGGCATGGAAGGCTTGCAAGAGTTCATGGTGTTCCCGGACAATCTGGAAGACATCCTTGGCCGCTTGGAAAGCGCGCGCCAGCGAATCTACAAATAA